The genomic region GCAACGTCTTTAAATGTTTTAACTAAGAGACCCGTTAGATCCCTCATTTGGGAACTTAGAAAGTTGAGAGGAGTGTTTATTTAAATGAATCTTTTATGTGGCACAAAAAAAATATTTAACCGCGAAAATAGGGACAAAAAAGATATATCCTCCATGTTTAAAGATTTTTGCGGAAATTGTAATATAGAAATGCCCAAATGGGATAAAGTAGTTGGAAAACAGATTAGAGCAGCGGATAGAACTATCTATCCAATAATTGAAGTTGTAACTATAGGAAATAACATGCCTAATTTCAGAGGGATAGAAATTTTTCCTGTTGCGCTGGTAATAGAAGAGTCTGGAGAAAAATACGCTGTTTCAATTACAGGAGAAGAAATTGATTCTGATGAACTTATAGAGATGGTCTTTAAAGAAAGTAAAAAACAGTAATTACCATCCATTTTTTTGAGGTTAAAAAAATAAGTAGTAGTTTACTTTTTAGAGATTAACTTTCGTTATTTTCTTCTTCTTCGATGATTTCGGAAGATCCCAGATCTTCTTTTACTATATTTAAAACGGTTTGAGTGTATGTTCTCTGTACATCTGGTTCTTTTAAGAGTTCTTTTATGAAAGCATCAAGTTCGGTTGTATCTCTGAATTTAGCTATTAATATGGCATCATATTCGCCAGTAACATCATATATGCCAAGTACATTTTTGTTATAGGCTGTTTTATCTTCCCAGTTTCGTAAAACTCCGCCTTTGACTTTAACGCCAATTACAGTAGTTAATTTATATCCAACTTTGGAGTGATCTAGAAGTGGAACAAATTTTTTAATGATTCCTGTTTTTGTAAATTTATCAACTCTATTGTGAACTGTACCTACGGATATGTCTAATTCACGTGAAATCTTCCTGTAAGACATTCTTCCGTCTTCATTTAATAAGTTAAGAATTTTCCTGTCAATTTCATCTAGTTTGGTTGGTCCCTCGTCATCTCTCATTTTTATCACTGTATTTTTAATTAATGAAAATTATGAACAATGTTTACATATTGTCAATTTATAATTTAAATACGTTGCACATTCTTATAAAATTAATTGGTTTGATGAAAATATATAATTATTTAAAAAAAACATCTTTTTAGGAAAATCTAAATTTTAAGTTGAATTTTATCAAAAATAAAAAAAAGAAAATAGGTTTATTTTGAAGGTTCTTGGACTGATTCTTGATAACTGTATATTTTTTCTTGGGACAAGAATAACAGGGATAGGGATCTTGCATAGAACAGTGAGATGTATGATATTACTAAAATGAGAAGCACTGGAATTAATATGATACCAATAAGTGTAATGGCGAGTGCAAATGTGATAGCTACTGCAATTAAACCAATAATTAAAGATACCAGTACCACTACGATATACCAAATTATATAATCTGCCCATCCGATCTGGGATATATGACCAAGTATTTCAGTGAATCTAAAAGCTGCACTAAATTCTCCATCGTTATATGCCAGATTGGCTACTGCAATAATCTCTATAAACCCTATGATGATGGCTAATATCACATAAATTATGTATCCTAGGATTAATGCATATAATGCAGCTCCAGAAAGCATGCCTGCATTCATGATCACATTTTGACCTGCTCCTAAGCCTGCAGCTATTATCCAAACTGGAATGCTGTAAATTATTCCTACTATGAATAGTTTAAGGCCCTCGATGAATAATTCACCAACATCATCAAAGTTGGGGAGTTCTGATATTCCAGCTAAATTTGATTTCAAAGCCCTTAAAAAGTATCCCATACCTATAAAATTCACTAAGGGGATAATCATTATTATTCCTAGTATCAAAAGCTTTCCCAAATCTGATGTGGGATATCTAATACTATCTGATATATTTTCTCCTATGTCCATATTTATTCACCTCTTTTTTAATTTTGACATAAGACAATTTGTTATTTGAGTTATTCACTTATATAAAGATAATGTTCAGCAAAATAGAAGGGTGATGGGTATATATTGCAAAATGCATTTTAAATTTAAAATAAGTATAAAAAATAAAAAAAATAAAAAAGGAATTTATTCCCTTGCGTATGTAGTTCTTTCTTCTGTTGCAAATAGGTCTTCTGATGTAACTAATAATCCAAGTGATCTTGAATATAATAGATATGCGTATGGCATAACTATCAATGGAGTTAAGAGTAGTCCAATGACAAGAACATTTAAAATACCTGCTACAATTCCTACAACAATTCCTACAATGATCATCACTATAAACCAGATTATGTAGTCTACATATCCAATTGATTTAGCTAAATCAATTATTTCACTGAATCTGAATGCTGCCCCAAGGTCGCTGTCGTAAAGTGCCATATTTGCTATTGCCAGTATTAATGCTAAACTGAATATAATCTCAAGGATTATACCGATAAGGACAACTCCACTTATCAGGCCCAATGCTGCTGCTGGTGACATTAAACTTCCTAAATTTTGTATTGAAGCTGCTGATCCGAATATGCCTATTAATATTACTATCGCTGGTATAATGCTGTATACTATAGAAACTATAATTAATTTAAGACTGTCTATAACCATTTCGCCCCAGTCACCAAATTCTGGGAGCTCATCTGAACCTGCTAAGGTTGCTTTCAATGCTCTAAGTGCATATCCTGGCCAGAATAAAATTCCAATAATTACATAGTTTAAAAGGAAAAATACACCAAATGTAACTACTTTTTTCCAGTCCTGTGAGGGATATCTAACTGCATCTCCTATTATGTCGCCTATGTCCATATTTATTTACCTCCTTTTTAATTTTAGCATAAGCCAATTTGTTATTTGAATCATTCACGTATATAAAGATAATGTTTAACAAAATAAAAATTAGTGATAGTTATAGACACTGTAAAAGCGGATTTTATATTTGAAATAAGGATAAAAAATAAAAATAAAGAAATTTGTTTATTTTGAATGTGCAGTTCCTGTTTGCTGGGATCCATATATCACATCTTGAGAACTGTATAGCAATGCTACTGATCTAGCGACATACATCTGTAGATAAGGTGTTACAATTAATGCCATTAACACTACTGTTAGTACGGGGCTAATTAAACTGAAAAGGCCAGTTATAATTCCGCCTACAGCAGCAATGACTATATAAACAATTATTGTCACCATATACCATAGTATAAGGTTTCCCCATCCTATGGTCCCGATTTTGTCGAATATTTCACTGAATCTGAATGCTGCACTAAATTCACTGTCATTGTAGGCCATATTTGCCACTGCAACTGCGATTATTGGGGTAATTATAAGCATGTATAACATTGCAAGGATAATTCCAATTCCAGCCCCAATAAGTGCTCCTATAGGAATTGATGATGGGTTTGAAATTAATGATATTATAATTGATGCTGCAAAGATTAGTATTAATATAACGGCAGGTATTGAATAAACAAAACCGACTACAGCTACTTTAATGCCGTCTATAAACATAGTAACAAATTCATCGAATGATGGAAGCTCTGAAATTCCTGCTAAACTTGATTTTATGATTTTAAAGAAGTAACCATATCCTAATAATCCAACAATAAATCCAATAATCCCTAAAACTGATATTAATGTACTGTCTGCCATGAATGACCTTGATATGTTTCCTATGCCCGCAATCACCAGGATGATTCCTAACATTAAAATTTTAGTCCAGTCTGATAGTGGGTATTTTAAGGCATCTGAGACTAAATCTCCAATATCCATAGTTTAACCTCCTTTTTTTTAATTTTGGCATATGCCAATTCATTTTATTAAGCTCAGCATATATTAAGTGATAATGTTTAACAAAAATAATAAAATTTAATAATTAAAAAGTAAATATTTAGTTTGTCTTGCTTTTATTTTCAATAAATAAGTGTTTTTTTCGGTTTTTTATAAGTATTTTATTTTAATTAAGATCACTAATAGGGCAAAAATTTAACTACTATAATGAAAAATGATATTTAAAGATTAGTGAACTTTAATTTAAAACGGAAAGAACAAAAATAATTAGCTTTAAGCAAATATTTACAATTATTACAAATTAAATTAATATTTATTGCACATATGCAAAGTGCAGGTGAACAAATGAAATGGGGAATAGTCGTTATAGTAATATTATTACTTATTGGGGGTTATATCTATGCTTCAAGTGCAAATGGAGATATAGAACCATTAGGAAGGCTAGGATTCGTTAAACTTGCTAATCCAGATATGTACCCTGGACATCCGCACTCTGAACTACTTGCAAAATATGCGGAGGAGAGAGGGTCAAAATGTGCTCTAGTTGTGCACTTTGCTGGAAGTTCGAACTATCGTAGCTATAAAGAAGGAGATGTATATATAATAGAACTGGCGTTCCATGATACTCAGGGTAACGGTGCTGCAGGTAATGTAAACTATTTTGATTCACTTAAAGTTGCTTTATTCGGTGTTCCTGATGGAAGATATACCTACAAATCCGATGGAAAAGTCTACAACACCTATGAAGGGGCGATGGATCATGTCTATGAACTTGCAAAGGAACATGGTCAGGTAGGCCCTATTCCAATGGTATGGCACGGAACGGCAAGAAGTGGAAACCCTATGATAACTCAGGGCTGCGGATATCCGTTGTTTTTTGATATAGTGAGAAGAGAATATGGAATAATCCCTGCATATTATTATACGCTTAAAGGGATGCTATTACCGTACATAGGTGACCCTTACAGGAATTTCGAGCTGTCGCACGCTTCATCGCTCCAGTATTATTATACACACGGGATGCTTGATTATGAATAAATTCATTTTTAAGCATTAAAATTATTTTTTTAAGTTTTTACTCCTTTTATTTTTAGATTTTAAAATATGAAAAGTTATTTTTTTTCAATTACATAAACGTACTTCTCAGACTTAGAGATTTCAAAGTCATATTTGGGTTATCTGTTTCAAATAGTATTAAGCAGGGTCACATGTTTCATTTAAGCACGAAATTACTTCTTTTAGTTTATCCACAGGGGCGTCTGTCTTAATTCCCGTAGGTTTAAAATGAGTTCTTGATACGAAGTATCCCTCTTCTTTAATTGATTCTAAAACAGCATCAAGACGAGGAGAGCTTGTTTTCATTTTTTTACATATTTGGTGAAGGTCATAAAAAGTTGCAGGGCCGTTTGCTTCTTCATATGTCATATTTAAAAGTTTAGACACTTTTTTTTCCTGGTTTATTTTTGTATTTTCCATATTTTTTAGCATTGATTCTATAAACTGCTGATCTAAAATACTGCCGCACCACAGGGGACCTACAGTCTTAAAATTTTTACCACATACTGGACAGATAGAACTGGTTTTGGGAGTTATACCTTGAACTACAGTTCTGTTTAGGCAGTTTTCACAGTGCAATATATATCCTATGTCCTTTTTTAGGGATTCATCTGTTATCTTTGCTCCTTTTTTGACCCTTGCATAAATTCGCATGTAGTGTTCGGTGCTGTGTGAGAATAATATCTCAATGCACTTTTTATATTTGGAAAATGTCCTTGCAATAAATCCTGCAAGAATTCTAACCCCTAACTCATGACAGTATTCAGTTTTAAGTGGCATAGCGCCGTATTTTCTAACACACGGATCTTTATAAGTCCCACATAGCCCTGAAGTGTCAGTAGCCGTTGCGCAGATCATTCCGTCTGCTTTTAAACTAATTCCTGCAGATTCCATGTAATAAGAAGGAGTTCCGAATGGATCTATGTCAACAATGTCGAATTTTCCTTTGCATTTTCTAAGTAAGATGTTTGCATCTTCTTTGCATGCTTTTACGTTGTTTAACTCATTTATTTTGATGTTTTCATTTGCAAATTGGATTGCCCGGGGGTTTATATCAGTCACAACTACCCTGGAGACATTTTCTATCTCCTTTGCATATCTCACGCCTCTGATTCCACTTCCTCCAAAAGCATCACATATGCTAATTTCATGCTCTAATTCGTCTTGATATGTCTTTATTGCAATTACAGATATGTCTCTGTTAAGTTCCATTACTGGATTGTAAAAAACGGGAGCTTTAGACGATACTTTATCAAATTCTGGGGTTTTAATCGTTACAAGCCCTTCATGAATAATTTTAGTGTCCATAATTTAACCATGCCCTTTTATGATTGTTTTTAAATAAATTGAATAGGTAAATTTAATCAAATACAAATTTTTTAGAATTATTAAAATATAATGAATTTATTTATTAATTTAATCTTTTATAACTTTAAATTCATTTCCCTGAAAATTAAATTATTTAAAGTGCTGCAATTAATTTAAAATTAGATTTTTTAAAACAAACCGAACTGCATTATAATTTAATTATTTTTATCAGGCTAAATCATTTTTCTAATAAAAGTAAATATGATTTTATACAACTTATTTATGTTACCGTGAATAACATACTTTTTAAACTTAATAAATTTAGGTTTAGTTTTAAAGCACACAAATACATTTTTTATAGATCAACTAATCCAGAACGTTTGGTTATTCACTATAAATCAAATGAATGTTATTAATAATTAAATACAAATAGTTATACTCTAGTACTAGATCTAATGGGGGAATAATTATATCAAAAATTCCATTTTTATATAATGCAGAATTGGGTAAAAATAGCTGGTGGAGATACATTGTTACGATTGTAGCGACATGGGGAATACAGGGAATAGTAGGAATTCTTGTGGCTGTGCTTTTTGTAGTATTTTTAATTATGCAAAATGGTATTTCTGCAGTGGGTTTAAATATTCAATCTATTCAATCGAATTCGATGTTTCTGGTAGCACTGGCATTAGTTGGCTTTGCAGCTTCGTACTTTGTTTTTTATCTTTGCACGCGTTTTTTACATCAAAGACCATTCATATCATTGTTTACTACTAAATCACAAATTAATTGGGCCAGAATGATAAAAGGGGCGGTATTATGGTTTTTAATATTGGGAATGTTAACTTTAATCTTCTATTTGATTAATCCTGCAAGTTATGAAGTAACTTTTAACCCCAGTACATTTGGAATGCTTTTAATTTTAAGTTTAATAACATTTCCAATACAGGCCTCCTTTGAAGAAGTATTTTTCAGGGGATATTTAATGCAGGGAGTGGGTTTATTAAGTAAAAAACCAATTGTACCTCTTCTTGCTACTTCATTTTTGTTCGGCTTTGGACACATTATGAATGGGACAGGTATGACTTTAAGCGTATTTCCATTAATTGAGACAGTTATAATTGGTATAGCGTTGGGTATTATAACTTTGGGGGAAGACGGTATAGAAACTGCAATTGGAATACATGTTATGAATAATCTTTATGCGGTGCTCATAGTCAGTACTCCCGACGGAATATTTGGTAATTTACCTTCTATCATGATGACGTCATCCAGTCCTTCGGGTGATATTCTTACAACAGCAGCAGCTGCTGTAATTGCAGTGATAATTATATTCTGGAATAAAAAAGATAAATTAAGGGATATATTCAGATGGGAAGATGCAGAACATAATTAAATTTATTTAAATTACTTTTTATCTATTTTTAGAAGATATGCAAAAAGTAATTTTAGGAAATATATCTAAAAAATGGTTAATTTTAAACCAATTAATTTTTAATTCGGCCTAATTTAAATTGAAAAAGTGCATTCAAATAATAAACTAGCATTTTAAAATAAAAATTTAGATAACTCAAGCCACTTTAAATATTTGAAAGTTGAAATAAATATTATAAAAATAAACGATGGGTGAGATAATAATTGTTGTTTGATGTTTATCGTTTATTTTTTTATAGTGAATAATCAATTTAAATCAATTGACTTACATAAATTTGAATTTATATAATTTAAAGCTTAAATAAGATTTATAAGCTTATAGGACGTTATTCACTATCTTAAATCTAATCTTGATTAATTAAAGGTGATACTTGATGATACCAATTGCTAAACCATTTATTGGTGATGAAGAAATTAAGGAAGTAGAGGCTGTTTTAAGATCGGGATTCATTGCACAAGGGCCAAAAGTTGCTGAATTCGAAGAAAAGTTTGCAGAATATGTCGGCACTAGGCATGCTGTTGCTACAAGTTCTGGGACCACAGCATTACATGTTGCTCTTCTTTGTGCTGGAATTGGTAAAGGCGATGAAGTAATAACCACTCCGTTTTCCTTTGCTGCAACAGCAAATTCTGTTCTTTATGCTGGCGGAAAACCTGTATTTGTGGATATAGACCCTAAAACATATAATATAAACCCTGAAAAAATTGAAGAAGCTATAACAGATAAAACAAAGGCTATATTACCGGTTCATTTGTACGGACAGCCTGCAGATATGGATCAGATATGCAAAATAGCGGAAGATCATGACTTAAAAGTAATAGAAGACGCTGCACAGGCTCATGGAGCTATTTACCACGGTAAAAAGGTAGGATCCATTGGAGATATGGCGTGTTTCAGCTTTTACCCTACAAAAAATATTACAACTGGGGAAGGCGGTATAATAACTACTGATGATGATGCATTTGACAAAGATGCACGTGCTATACGAGCTCATGGTGAAAGTGAAAGATATGAACACGTTACATTGGGATATAACTTCCGAATGACTGATATTGCAGCGGCAATAGGGGTTGTTCAGCTTAAAAGGCTTGAAGAGTTCAATGAGAAGAGAATAGAAAATGCAGAATATTTAACTGAGCATATAAATTCAATTGAAGGTATTGAATCACCATATGTGGCGTCAAATGTTAGGCATGTGTTCCACCAGTACACGGTAAGGGTAGAAGATGGTAAAAGAGATGAATTAAAAGAATTTTTAAACAATGAAGGAATTGGAACGGGAGTCCATTATCCTAGGACCATATACAACCAAAAACTTTATGAAGATTTGGGGTACACGGCTGACTGTCCTGAAGCGGAAAAAGCAGCGGCTGAAGTTTTATCTCTCCCTGTAAATCCTACCTTAACTGCTGAAGATTTTGGAAAAATAGTATCTGTACTTCAAGATGCTTCGGATAAAATTTTTAAATAATTTAAAAATTTTATTTTTTGATAAAACTGGATAATTGTTTTTTAGTAAGATATAACCTTATTTTTACTTTTTTTGAAAAATAGTTATTTCTGAGATTTATTTTTAATATTTTATCATTTTTTATGATTATTTTTTAAATAGGAATGTGCCTTAAATAATTATTAATACTTTTTATTAATTCAGTATTAATTTTTTATAGTACCTATCATATAATAATTGTATAATGCGTGGAGGTTCTCAAACACAATATGTTTGGAACCCCAAAAAAATCAGAGATTTTTTTGGAGGTTGATAACGTGGTTTTTGAAAATGTACAACAAGGCCTTACAAATTCTGTAAATATGGTAATTCAATTCCTGCCGGCTTTAATTGGCGCTATTATAATCCTGATAATTGGATGGATTGTAGGGCGTGTAGGTGGTGGGCTTTTATCTAAACTACTCCAGAAAACCAATATTGATGAAACAGTGGGCAAAACTGACTTTGGTACAACATTGGAGAAGTCGGGAATGACCATATCTGGGCTATTTGGTTCACTGTTTAAATGGTTCATATATTTGATATTCATAATGGCCGCTGTAAACGTCTTAAACATACCAATTTTCGCAGATTTCCTGAATGCAGTAGTGTTATACATACCCAATCTTATAGCAGGTGTACTGGTACTTGTTATAGGATTAATAGCAGTTAACTTCCTCATGAAATGGGTAGGAAGCATGCTAAAAGGTGAAGATGTTCCATTTACTAACTGGATAGTTGTTGGATTACAAGCACTGCTTTCTGTAGTGGTAATTGTAATTGCATTAGACCAATGGCGTATTCAAACTGCAATTATATATACTTTCCTGGTTCCGCTGGCATGGGGAATTTCTGCAGGTATAGCAATTGCAATAGGAATTTCAGTGGGAGTAGGAGCTAAAGATATTGTAGCAGACTATTTACGAAAAATGGCAGAGACTGGAGAAAGCAAAACCAAAGAAAAAATAGAAGAAAAAGGTGAAGGTGGAAACGAGGAAGAATTCCGTGAACCTGGAGAAGGAGTACCAAAGTAATTCAGATACAATTTTCTGTCCAGAATTAAAAATTTTGTACCCAAACACTAATGTTTGGGAATTTTCTTTTATTTTAGAAATAAAGCGCATAGTAATAGTTTATAAATATAAACACTACTTTTGACAGGATTAAGATGATAAACAAGCTCATCATCAACTCAACTAGCAATCTATTTTTAGTTCGCTCGCTTTTTTCATATAAAGTTAGGAACAGCAGAGGTAATATTGGAATTAAATACCTGCCCTGAATCCCGTGTATTACTGGTGCTCCAGTATATGTCCATGTAAGATATTCAAGGATGAAAATAGTGCCTGCAATTAACAAAAATGATCCTAAAATAATATATCTCTGTTTAAGACTTATTTTGAAAGAGCCTTTATCAAAAGCAGCTACTAAAAGTATTATAAAGAAATATATGTAGTAAATCAGGTTAGGGATAGGTGAATTTGCATAAGCCCAATTACCAACCACTATAAATGGAAGTTCTCCTGCATATTGGGATGAAGTGTTTAACATGGTTTGAATAAAGTCAACGGGATAATGTAAAATACAAAGTAATTGATCTTTGATGGATATTCCGGGATCAAGAGGCATGTATAGTCCATTAACCATAAAGTTCCAGAATGCGATGATTAAAACTGCAAGTAAAAATGTAAGTCCAAATATCTGAAACATTTTTGTTCTGCTTTCAAATTTCTTTGATGGAATTAAGAAGAATAAGAGAATCAGCATTATGTATGGCATTTTAGCTAAACCTAACAGTAAACCAATTGAAATTATGATTAAAATATGTTTTCGGGTGATTTTTTTAATATTGTCATCTAGGGCTAATTTAAGGAAAATTGCAATGCTAAGAAACGATAATGAGATAGCTATGCAGTCTGCTGAAAGAGATGCTGCCTGAAATAGTGTCATTGGCATTAAAGCTATGGCTAAGAAACCCCATTTAAATATGGGAGTTATTTTAATTGCTAAAAATATGATGAGTAACCATAGTAATAGATTTCCGAATCTCCCTAAATACAGCAATATTAATGGGGATAAATCAAACAGTTTTCCAAGAGCTATACTTAATGCAGAGGCTAAATATGGGAGTGGAGAATAAGTTACCACAGCATACTTTGAAATATCTACAAAAGTATTAGTACTGCTTTTAAGTGGAAGATTTAACAGGTATTCCATGTTCATTGATTGATTGTTTAAAATGTAGTATTTCCATTTTTGATAGACGTTGTCTGTCATGATTTTTACAGACTCGGGAACTGAAACTCCTGCTTTATTTCCTATTTTTTCAGGAATTAGATGTCCATTGCTTATATCCCATGATTTATAATAATGTTCATATTCGTCAGGAACCTGAAAAGGAGGAATTAATACTAAAAAAGCTATTCCGTAAATCAATCCCAGAATAATAAATACATACTGTGGATTTAAACTCTTAATTCTATTCATCACAAGAGATATAGATTTAATTATATAAAAAGTAAACCGGCAAAATATTCCGTTTGTATTTAATTTTACTTACACTTCATCCCGTATCTGGATAATGTATTATTGACTTCAACTATGAAATCTGACCATTTGTTAGGTACAATGTTGGGTATCAATGAGTATTCAAAAAGTTTTGCTTTATTTTAGTGAATTTATCAAACTAACAAATTTAAACTTTCTTTAATTATATTATGGTGAATTGCTCAATTTAACATGTGATATCTATTAAAAGTAAAATGCGGTTAAAAATTTAGAAAAAATAATTAACTATTCGAGCACTTTAAAAGTACCTGTAATTGCTACAACTGCTCGAGTATCCGTAACTCCAACGCCGTTATACTCAAATAATATATTGTATCTTTTCCCGTTTTTATCAAAATATATTGACTCATATTTAACATATGGGACGCTGTAATGGGCATAAATTATATCAAGAGCTTGGGTGCCGTTTATGGTTATATTTTGAACTTCTTCAACTGTATAATTGGCTTTAGTAAGGTTAGCAGTGTTTTTAAGATCTTTTATACTTACTCCATTAACTTTTCCAGCACTATCAAGGGATTCTTTGGATATTTTAAATGTGCAGTTATAGTCCCAGGCGCTTACACCTTCTACAAATACTCCATTTGTACTATTAACTTCTTTAATTGTATATTCATGGGGATATTCAAAGTAAATTCCGCTTTTATTATAGATATTGTTTACGCCAGGGCCCCTGTCTTCATAAGTACAACCAGATATGGCAATTATGAAAATTAAAACTGGAACTATGAGTACAATCTTATTCAAATGATAACCTCTGTATTTTTTAATTGTGATAATGTGATTGAGTATAATTGGGATTATTTCCATTGAAT from Methanobacterium veterum harbors:
- a CDS encoding Lrp/AsnC family transcriptional regulator, producing the protein MRDDEGPTKLDEIDRKILNLLNEDGRMSYRKISRELDISVGTVHNRVDKFTKTGIIKKFVPLLDHSKVGYKLTTVIGVKVKGGVLRNWEDKTAYNKNVLGIYDVTGEYDAILIAKFRDTTELDAFIKELLKEPDVQRTYTQTVLNIVKEDLGSSEIIEEEENNES
- a CDS encoding DUF4013 domain-containing protein yields the protein MDIGENISDSIRYPTSDLGKLLILGIIMIIPLVNFIGMGYFLRALKSNLAGISELPNFDDVGELFIEGLKLFIVGIIYSIPVWIIAAGLGAGQNVIMNAGMLSGAALYALILGYIIYVILAIIIGFIEIIAVANLAYNDGEFSAAFRFTEILGHISQIGWADYIIWYIVVVLVSLIIGLIAVAITFALAITLIGIILIPVLLILVISYISLFYARSLSLLFLSQEKIYSYQESVQEPSK
- a CDS encoding DUF4013 domain-containing protein, which codes for MDIGDIIGDAVRYPSQDWKKVVTFGVFFLLNYVIIGILFWPGYALRALKATLAGSDELPEFGDWGEMVIDSLKLIIVSIVYSIIPAIVILIGIFGSAASIQNLGSLMSPAAALGLISGVVLIGIILEIIFSLALILAIANMALYDSDLGAAFRFSEIIDLAKSIGYVDYIIWFIVMIIVGIVVGIVAGILNVLVIGLLLTPLIVMPYAYLLYSRSLGLLVTSEDLFATEERTTYARE
- a CDS encoding DUF4013 domain-containing protein gives rise to the protein MDIGDLVSDALKYPLSDWTKILMLGIILVIAGIGNISRSFMADSTLISVLGIIGFIVGLLGYGYFFKIIKSSLAGISELPSFDEFVTMFIDGIKVAVVGFVYSIPAVILILIFAASIIISLISNPSSIPIGALIGAGIGIILAMLYMLIITPIIAVAVANMAYNDSEFSAAFRFSEIFDKIGTIGWGNLILWYMVTIIVYIVIAAVGGIITGLFSLISPVLTVVLMALIVTPYLQMYVARSVALLYSSQDVIYGSQQTGTAHSK
- a CDS encoding tRNA (guanine(10)-N(2))-dimethyltransferase, with amino-acid sequence MDTKIIHEGLVTIKTPEFDKVSSKAPVFYNPVMELNRDISVIAIKTYQDELEHEISICDAFGGSGIRGVRYAKEIENVSRVVVTDINPRAIQFANENIKINELNNVKACKEDANILLRKCKGKFDIVDIDPFGTPSYYMESAGISLKADGMICATATDTSGLCGTYKDPCVRKYGAMPLKTEYCHELGVRILAGFIARTFSKYKKCIEILFSHSTEHYMRIYARVKKGAKITDESLKKDIGYILHCENCLNRTVVQGITPKTSSICPVCGKNFKTVGPLWCGSILDQQFIESMLKNMENTKINQEKKVSKLLNMTYEEANGPATFYDLHQICKKMKTSSPRLDAVLESIKEEGYFVSRTHFKPTGIKTDAPVDKLKEVISCLNETCDPA
- a CDS encoding CPBP family intramembrane glutamic endopeptidase; the encoded protein is MGKNSWWRYIVTIVATWGIQGIVGILVAVLFVVFLIMQNGISAVGLNIQSIQSNSMFLVALALVGFAASYFVFYLCTRFLHQRPFISLFTTKSQINWARMIKGAVLWFLILGMLTLIFYLINPASYEVTFNPSTFGMLLILSLITFPIQASFEEVFFRGYLMQGVGLLSKKPIVPLLATSFLFGFGHIMNGTGMTLSVFPLIETVIIGIALGIITLGEDGIETAIGIHVMNNLYAVLIVSTPDGIFGNLPSIMMTSSSPSGDILTTAAAAVIAVIIIFWNKKDKLRDIFRWEDAEHN
- a CDS encoding DegT/DnrJ/EryC1/StrS family aminotransferase; this encodes MIPIAKPFIGDEEIKEVEAVLRSGFIAQGPKVAEFEEKFAEYVGTRHAVATSSGTTALHVALLCAGIGKGDEVITTPFSFAATANSVLYAGGKPVFVDIDPKTYNINPEKIEEAITDKTKAILPVHLYGQPADMDQICKIAEDHDLKVIEDAAQAHGAIYHGKKVGSIGDMACFSFYPTKNITTGEGGIITTDDDAFDKDARAIRAHGESERYEHVTLGYNFRMTDIAAAIGVVQLKRLEEFNEKRIENAEYLTEHINSIEGIESPYVASNVRHVFHQYTVRVEDGKRDELKEFLNNEGIGTGVHYPRTIYNQKLYEDLGYTADCPEAEKAAAEVLSLPVNPTLTAEDFGKIVSVLQDASDKIFK
- a CDS encoding mechanosensitive ion channel family protein; its protein translation is MFGTPKKSEIFLEVDNVVFENVQQGLTNSVNMVIQFLPALIGAIIILIIGWIVGRVGGGLLSKLLQKTNIDETVGKTDFGTTLEKSGMTISGLFGSLFKWFIYLIFIMAAVNVLNIPIFADFLNAVVLYIPNLIAGVLVLVIGLIAVNFLMKWVGSMLKGEDVPFTNWIVVGLQALLSVVVIVIALDQWRIQTAIIYTFLVPLAWGISAGIAIAIGISVGVGAKDIVADYLRKMAETGESKTKEKIEEKGEGGNEEEFREPGEGVPK
- a CDS encoding DUF2142 domain-containing protein → MNRIKSLNPQYVFIILGLIYGIAFLVLIPPFQVPDEYEHYYKSWDISNGHLIPEKIGNKAGVSVPESVKIMTDNVYQKWKYYILNNQSMNMEYLLNLPLKSSTNTFVDISKYAVVTYSPLPYLASALSIALGKLFDLSPLILLYLGRFGNLLLWLLIIFLAIKITPIFKWGFLAIALMPMTLFQAASLSADCIAISLSFLSIAIFLKLALDDNIKKITRKHILIIISIGLLLGLAKMPYIMLILLFFLIPSKKFESRTKMFQIFGLTFLLAVLIIAFWNFMVNGLYMPLDPGISIKDQLLCILHYPVDFIQTMLNTSSQYAGELPFIVVGNWAYANSPIPNLIYYIYFFIILLVAAFDKGSFKISLKQRYIILGSFLLIAGTIFILEYLTWTYTGAPVIHGIQGRYLIPILPLLFLTLYEKSERTKNRLLVELMMSLFIILILSKVVFIFINYYYALYF